A window of Burkholderia ubonensis contains these coding sequences:
- a CDS encoding NAD(P)/FAD-dependent oxidoreductase: MKFDSYWLDTRPAFRAGCEGPVEGRADVAVIGGGFTGLSAALALAQRGVSVVVLEAAQIAGEASGRNGGQCNTGVAQDYASLVARIGAEPARQFYRAYESAVRSVEAIVAEHAIDCDFRHAGKLKLAAKPKHFAGLAKTFDVLRREVDPDIELIEPSRIRDEIASDGFYGGLLQRNGVQMHMGKFGVGLAQAAVRAGARIYEQAAVTGLERIDGERHAITCTRGKLVADRVLVATGASQHGPFAWFRRRIAPVGSFIVVTEPLPDAQLNRLFPHRRAYVTSRQIGNYFRVTPDNRLLFGGRARFAMSNPRSDEKSGEILRAGMAGYFPELADVRLDYCWGGLVDITADRLPRAGQHDGLYYSMGYSGHGVQMSVHMGRVMADVLYGAAASNPWRELDWPAMPGHFGHAWFLPLVGAYYRMQDFLH; the protein is encoded by the coding sequence ATGAAATTCGACTCGTACTGGCTGGATACCCGCCCCGCGTTTCGTGCCGGCTGCGAAGGGCCCGTCGAAGGGCGCGCCGACGTGGCCGTGATCGGCGGCGGCTTCACCGGCCTGTCGGCGGCGCTCGCGCTTGCGCAGCGCGGCGTATCGGTGGTCGTGCTCGAAGCCGCGCAGATCGCGGGTGAAGCGTCCGGCCGCAACGGCGGCCAGTGCAATACCGGCGTCGCGCAGGACTACGCGTCGCTTGTCGCGCGGATCGGCGCCGAACCCGCAAGGCAGTTCTATCGCGCATACGAAAGCGCGGTGAGGAGCGTCGAGGCGATCGTTGCCGAACATGCGATCGACTGCGATTTCCGGCACGCCGGCAAGCTGAAGCTCGCCGCGAAGCCGAAGCATTTCGCGGGACTGGCGAAGACGTTCGACGTACTGCGGCGCGAAGTGGACCCCGACATCGAACTGATCGAGCCGTCGCGGATCCGCGACGAGATCGCCTCCGACGGCTTCTACGGCGGGCTGTTGCAGCGCAACGGCGTGCAGATGCACATGGGCAAGTTCGGCGTCGGCCTCGCGCAGGCGGCCGTGCGGGCGGGCGCGCGCATCTACGAGCAGGCGGCCGTCACGGGGCTCGAGCGGATCGACGGCGAGCGCCACGCGATCACCTGCACGCGCGGCAAGCTCGTCGCCGATCGCGTGCTGGTCGCGACCGGTGCGTCGCAGCACGGCCCGTTCGCGTGGTTCCGGCGGCGCATCGCGCCGGTCGGCAGTTTCATCGTCGTCACCGAGCCGCTGCCCGACGCGCAACTGAACCGGCTGTTCCCGCACCGCCGTGCGTACGTGACGTCGCGCCAGATCGGCAACTACTTCCGCGTGACGCCCGACAACCGGCTGCTGTTCGGCGGCCGCGCACGCTTCGCGATGTCAAATCCGCGCTCCGACGAGAAAAGCGGCGAGATCTTGCGCGCCGGCATGGCCGGCTATTTCCCGGAACTGGCCGACGTGCGGCTCGATTACTGCTGGGGAGGGCTGGTCGACATCACCGCCGACCGGCTGCCGCGCGCGGGCCAGCACGACGGGCTCTATTACTCGATGGGCTACAGCGGCCACGGCGTGCAGATGTCCGTGCACATGGGCCGCGTGATGGCCGACGTGCTGTACGGCGCGGCCGCGTCGAATCCGTGGCGCGAGCTCGACTGGCCGGCGATGCCCGGCCATTTCGGGCACGCGTGGTTCCTGCCGCTCGTCGGCGCGTATTACCGGATGCAGGATTTCCTGCACTGA